One stretch of Clavibacter michiganensis DNA includes these proteins:
- a CDS encoding magnesium and cobalt transport protein CorA: MTVVDSAVYVQGVRTADPESLDETFEVMRERQGLAWIGLYRPDPAELHRVAHEFGLHPLAVEDALSGHQRSKMERYGDTWFVVLRPARYLDADERVEFGELHVFVGPDFVVTIRHAESPDLAAVRHRLEEDRELLALGPRAVLYAILDQVVDEYGPVAAGLEDDVDEIEDQIFGADPDVSRRIYALMREVTAFQRATAPLGAMLDDLRQRAEEHEVDLELRRGFRDVHDHVIRVAERADAFRTLLQNALTVHTTLVGQRQNDEMKKLTETSLAQNDQVKRISSWAAILFAPTLVGTIYGMNFVNMPELQWTYGYPLALGLMVVMGVILYAAFRKRGWI, from the coding sequence ATGACCGTCGTCGACAGCGCCGTGTACGTCCAGGGGGTCCGCACCGCGGACCCGGAGAGCCTCGACGAGACGTTCGAGGTGATGCGGGAGCGCCAGGGCCTCGCGTGGATCGGCCTGTACCGGCCGGACCCGGCGGAGCTGCACCGCGTCGCCCACGAGTTCGGCCTGCACCCGCTCGCCGTCGAGGACGCGCTCAGCGGCCACCAGCGATCGAAGATGGAGCGCTACGGCGACACCTGGTTCGTGGTGCTGCGTCCCGCGCGCTACCTCGACGCCGACGAGCGCGTGGAGTTCGGCGAGCTGCACGTCTTCGTCGGGCCCGACTTCGTGGTCACCATCCGCCACGCGGAGTCGCCCGACCTCGCCGCCGTCCGCCACCGTCTCGAGGAGGACCGCGAGCTCCTCGCGCTCGGCCCGCGCGCCGTCCTCTACGCGATCCTCGACCAGGTCGTCGACGAGTACGGCCCCGTCGCCGCGGGCCTCGAGGACGACGTTGACGAGATCGAGGACCAGATCTTCGGCGCCGACCCCGACGTCTCCCGCCGCATCTACGCGCTGATGCGCGAGGTCACGGCCTTCCAGCGGGCCACGGCTCCCCTCGGCGCGATGCTCGACGACCTGCGGCAGCGCGCCGAGGAGCACGAGGTGGACCTCGAGCTCCGCCGCGGCTTCCGCGACGTCCACGACCACGTCATCCGGGTCGCCGAGCGCGCGGACGCCTTCCGGACGCTGCTGCAGAACGCGCTCACGGTGCACACGACGCTCGTCGGCCAGCGCCAGAACGACGAGATGAAGAAGCTCACCGAGACGAGCCTCGCCCAGAACGACCAGGTCAAGCGCATCTCCTCGTGGGCCGCGATCCTGTTCGCGCCCACGCTCGTCGGCACGATCTACGGCATGAACTTCGTCAACATGCCGGAGCTCCAATGGACCTACGGCTACCCGCTCGCGCTCGGCCTCATGGTCGTGATGGGCGTCATCCTCTACGCGGCCTTCCGGAAGCGCGGCTGGATCTGA
- a CDS encoding NAD-dependent epimerase/dehydratase family protein: MRVVVIGATGHIGTFLVPRLVESGHDVVAVSRGTREPYRESPLWDRVERVRVDRDAEDAAGTFADRIAALAPEVVVDLVCFTPESARHLVEGLRGRVRHLVHIGSIWTHGLSTSLPLREDDPKEPFGEYGVQKAEIERYLIAESRSGGVPCTVVHPGHISGGGWPVITPLGNLDPAVWTALATGDPLAVPGSGSETMHHVHADDVAQVVQLAIANRETSVGESFHAVSERALSVRGFARAAAAWFGREPELEHLDWDGFRARTEPDHADASWQHLSRSHVASIDKARDVLGYAPRFTSEEAAREAVEWMVRAGELDVPLPR, from the coding sequence ATGCGCGTCGTCGTCATCGGAGCCACCGGCCACATCGGGACCTTCCTCGTCCCCCGACTCGTCGAATCCGGGCACGACGTCGTGGCGGTCAGCCGCGGCACGCGCGAGCCGTACCGCGAGTCGCCCCTGTGGGATCGCGTCGAGCGCGTGCGCGTCGACCGCGACGCCGAGGACGCGGCCGGCACCTTCGCCGACCGGATCGCCGCCCTGGCCCCCGAGGTCGTCGTCGACCTGGTCTGCTTCACGCCCGAGTCGGCGCGCCACCTCGTCGAGGGACTCCGCGGGCGCGTGCGGCACCTCGTCCACATCGGCAGCATCTGGACCCACGGCCTCAGCACGTCCCTGCCGCTGCGCGAGGACGACCCGAAGGAGCCGTTCGGCGAGTACGGCGTCCAGAAGGCCGAGATCGAGCGCTACCTCATCGCCGAGTCCCGGTCGGGCGGCGTGCCCTGCACGGTGGTGCACCCGGGTCACATCAGCGGCGGCGGCTGGCCCGTGATCACCCCCCTCGGCAACCTCGACCCCGCCGTGTGGACAGCGCTCGCCACCGGCGACCCCCTCGCCGTGCCGGGATCCGGCAGCGAGACGATGCACCACGTGCACGCCGACGACGTCGCGCAGGTCGTGCAGCTCGCCATCGCCAACCGCGAGACGAGCGTCGGCGAGAGCTTCCACGCCGTGTCCGAGCGCGCGCTGTCCGTGCGCGGGTTCGCCCGGGCGGCCGCCGCGTGGTTCGGCCGCGAGCCCGAGCTGGAGCACCTCGACTGGGACGGGTTCCGCGCCCGGACCGAGCCGGATCACGCCGACGCCAGCTGGCAGCACCTCAGCCGCAGCCACGTCGCGAGCATCGACAAGGCCCGCGACGTCCTCGGCTACGCGCCGCGGTTCACGAGCGAGGAGGCCGCGCGCGAGGCGGTCGAGTGGATGGTGCGCGCGGGCGAGCTGGACGTGCCGCTCCCCCGCTGA
- a CDS encoding DnaJ domain-containing protein gives MPVPSRDADAYAVLGVEPSASQDEIRRAYRRRVRDAHPDMGGSADAFQAVRDAFEAVGDPESRARYERTLRDAPAPEEPVGRAHPASPGSASAGDAWDPASRRGRPGAPRERPTARTRSFGHPGGFARLRYLSLVREWLADPAEPSVPAAPVPPRGGTALSDRPEPYVRRARAIAPPVLGVLLALVLLVSGLGALAAVIGLVVGAAAGLAAAGPIGRAWHRAEEPRRRAAERMQEEAIAHERALRAYPDLMAAYSARLARLEGLRRRFEADAYAPDLVAEVPEAASAALRAAVAQEETARELMELGPSYAFWNGVAVPRSGDAIDHLVLGPQGLVAVESVPAGSAAATDPSAREAALRSLDSRARALAREMEVPVVGLVLSLPSGVLGAAPVVLHAADDPHALPAYAVARTLLADHVAAGLPGLHAMDPERLLAVRTRLVLDARFV, from the coding sequence ATGCCCGTCCCGTCGCGCGACGCCGACGCGTACGCCGTGCTCGGCGTCGAGCCGTCCGCGTCGCAGGACGAGATCCGCCGGGCCTACCGCCGCCGCGTGCGGGACGCCCACCCGGACATGGGCGGCAGCGCCGACGCGTTCCAGGCCGTGCGCGACGCGTTCGAGGCCGTGGGCGATCCCGAGAGCCGTGCCCGCTACGAGCGCACGCTGCGCGACGCGCCGGCACCCGAGGAGCCCGTCGGCCGCGCCCACCCCGCCTCCCCGGGCTCCGCCTCGGCGGGCGACGCATGGGACCCGGCGTCCCGGCGCGGTCGCCCCGGCGCCCCGCGCGAGCGTCCGACCGCGCGCACCCGCAGCTTCGGCCACCCGGGCGGGTTCGCCCGGCTCCGCTACCTGTCCCTCGTGCGCGAGTGGCTGGCGGATCCCGCGGAACCCTCCGTGCCCGCGGCCCCGGTCCCGCCGCGCGGCGGCACCGCGCTGTCCGACCGGCCGGAGCCCTACGTCCGGCGTGCACGCGCGATCGCGCCGCCCGTGCTCGGCGTCCTGCTCGCCCTCGTCCTGCTCGTCTCGGGGCTCGGGGCCCTGGCCGCCGTCATCGGCCTCGTCGTGGGCGCCGCCGCGGGTCTCGCCGCCGCGGGTCCGATCGGGCGCGCCTGGCACCGTGCGGAGGAGCCGCGTCGCCGGGCGGCGGAGCGGATGCAGGAGGAGGCCATCGCGCACGAACGGGCCCTCCGCGCCTATCCGGACCTCATGGCCGCGTACAGCGCGCGCCTCGCCCGCCTCGAGGGGCTGCGCCGGCGATTCGAGGCCGACGCCTACGCACCCGACCTCGTCGCCGAGGTGCCCGAGGCCGCGTCGGCGGCTCTGCGGGCGGCCGTCGCCCAGGAGGAGACCGCGCGCGAGCTGATGGAGCTCGGCCCGTCGTACGCGTTCTGGAACGGCGTCGCCGTGCCGCGCTCGGGCGACGCGATCGACCATCTCGTGCTCGGGCCGCAGGGCCTCGTCGCGGTCGAGTCGGTGCCCGCGGGATCCGCCGCCGCCACGGATCCGTCCGCGCGCGAGGCCGCGCTGCGGAGCCTGGACTCCCGCGCCCGCGCGCTCGCCCGCGAGATGGAGGTGCCCGTCGTCGGCCTCGTGCTCTCGCTGCCGTCCGGGGTCCTCGGCGCCGCGCCCGTCGTCCTGCACGCGGCCGACGACCCGCACGCGCTCCCGGCCTACGCGGTCGCCCGCACGCTCCTGGCCGACCACGTCGCCGCCGGGCTGCCGGGCCTCCACGCGATGGATCCGGAGCGCCTGCTCGCGGTCCGCACCCGCCTGGTGCTCGACGCGCGCTTCGTCTGA